In Mucilaginibacter boryungensis, a single window of DNA contains:
- the spt gene encoding serine palmitoyltransferase, protein MGKKLHDKIAQFKDAAAIREMGLYPYFRPIESGQDTEVMIDGKRVLMFGSNSYLGLTNHPKIKEASKKAIDKYGTGCAGSRFLNGTLDIHIELEQRLANYVGKEAAVLFSTGFQVNLGVLSCITGRNDYLILDEYDHASLIDGSRLSFSRVIKYAHNDMADLQRKLSILPEDSVKVIAVDGIFSMEGDIVKLPEIVQLADQYGANIMVDDAHSLGVIGHKGAGTSSHFGLTDEVDLIMGTFSKSLASLGGFIAADAITIDYLKHRARALMFSASMPPASVASVIAALDIIESEPERIDKLWANTNYAMRLLLEEGFDLGPTESPILPIYVRDNEKTFLVTKHLQDSGIFVNPVVSPAVPSDSSLLRFSLMATHTFEQIEEAVEKITKAFKDVGVTAIKEKI, encoded by the coding sequence ATGGGTAAAAAACTACATGATAAGATTGCTCAGTTCAAAGACGCGGCAGCAATAAGAGAAATGGGATTATATCCTTATTTCAGGCCTATTGAGTCTGGGCAGGATACCGAGGTGATGATTGATGGCAAACGTGTGCTGATGTTCGGTTCTAACTCTTATTTAGGATTAACAAACCATCCTAAAATTAAAGAGGCATCTAAAAAAGCAATTGATAAGTATGGTACGGGATGTGCAGGTTCAAGGTTTTTAAACGGCACGCTGGACATTCATATTGAACTGGAACAACGCCTGGCTAATTACGTAGGTAAAGAGGCCGCGGTATTATTCAGTACCGGTTTTCAGGTTAATTTAGGTGTACTTTCGTGCATTACCGGCCGTAACGATTATTTAATTTTAGACGAATACGACCACGCTTCCTTAATTGACGGCAGCCGTCTTTCCTTCTCGAGGGTAATAAAATACGCCCATAACGATATGGCCGACCTTCAGCGCAAGCTGAGCATTTTGCCGGAAGATTCGGTTAAAGTAATTGCGGTTGACGGTATATTCAGTATGGAAGGTGATATTGTGAAGCTACCTGAGATTGTTCAGTTAGCCGACCAATACGGTGCTAATATTATGGTTGACGATGCGCACAGTTTAGGCGTAATTGGCCATAAAGGCGCAGGTACTTCATCGCACTTTGGATTGACCGATGAGGTTGACCTGATCATGGGTACCTTCAGTAAATCATTAGCATCATTGGGTGGTTTTATTGCTGCCGACGCTATTACTATTGATTATTTGAAACACCGTGCACGCGCGTTAATGTTCAGCGCCAGCATGCCGCCGGCATCGGTTGCCAGCGTTATTGCCGCACTGGATATTATAGAATCGGAACCGGAACGTATTGATAAACTTTGGGCAAATACCAACTACGCTATGCGTTTATTGCTTGAAGAAGGCTTCGATTTAGGCCCTACTGAAAGCCCTATCCTGCCTATCTACGTTCGTGATAACGAAAAAACTTTCCTGGTTACCAAACACCTGCAGGATTCCGGCATTTTTGTTAACCCGGTAGTATCGCCTGCAGTTCCTTCTGATTCATCGCTGCTACGTTTCTCATTAATGGCTACACACACCTTCGAACAAATTGAAGAGGCTGTTGAAAAAATTACCAAGGCATTTAAAGATGTTGGTGTAACCGCCATCAAAGAAAAAATATAA
- a CDS encoding NAD-dependent epimerase/dehydratase family protein produces MRERVLITGASGFVGYHLVEEALRNNLEVFAAVRKSSQTEHLKHLDIKYTYPDFDNLAALQKEFEDNQYHYVIHAAGLTRAKNQQAYNAVNVNYTVNLAKAAAASATFKKFVFISSLAALGPLHTLTGIINDNSIPRPVTSYGKSKLLAEEKLKTIAGLNCTILRPTAVYGPRDKDIYIALKQFAKGFEPYIGTAAQKLSFIYVTDLAKASVRALFSGKNQAYNLSDGNFYDRYELADITKDILRSKTYKIHLPVNFVKIIASVSEFVGYLRSQTPVLNREKLHELTATNWHCSIEEAKHDMGFYPQHDLKAGLRETISWYKANKWL; encoded by the coding sequence ATGAGGGAACGGGTTTTGATAACCGGAGCGAGCGGTTTTGTAGGGTATCATTTGGTGGAGGAAGCGTTACGGAACAACCTGGAAGTGTTTGCAGCAGTAAGAAAAAGCAGCCAGACAGAGCATCTTAAACACCTGGATATTAAATACACTTATCCTGATTTTGATAACTTGGCAGCCCTGCAAAAGGAATTTGAGGATAACCAATATCATTATGTGATACACGCGGCAGGCTTAACCCGGGCAAAAAACCAGCAGGCCTACAACGCGGTAAATGTAAACTATACTGTTAATTTGGCTAAAGCAGCTGCGGCATCGGCAACGTTTAAAAAATTTGTTTTTATAAGCAGCCTGGCAGCGTTAGGGCCATTACATACCTTAACCGGTATTATTAATGATAACAGCATACCGCGCCCTGTAACATCATACGGTAAAAGTAAATTGCTGGCCGAAGAGAAATTGAAAACCATTGCAGGTTTAAATTGTACTATACTTCGCCCCACCGCCGTTTACGGTCCGCGCGATAAGGATATTTACATTGCGCTTAAACAATTTGCTAAAGGATTTGAGCCCTACATAGGTACCGCCGCGCAAAAGCTAAGCTTTATTTATGTAACAGACCTTGCCAAAGCAAGCGTAAGGGCGTTATTCAGCGGCAAAAACCAGGCTTATAATTTAAGCGATGGTAATTTTTACGATAGATATGAATTAGCTGACATTACAAAAGATATATTGCGCAGCAAAACATACAAAATTCATTTACCTGTCAACTTTGTGAAAATTATTGCATCGGTATCTGAATTTGTTGGTTATTTGCGCAGTCAAACACCAGTGCTTAACAGGGAAAAATTGCATGAGCTTACTGCAACCAACTGGCATTGCAGTATTGAAGAGGCGAAGCACGATATGGGCTTTTATCCCCAACACGATCTGAAAGCCGGATTACGAGAAACAATAAGCTGGTACAAAGCCAATAAATGGCTGTAG
- a CDS encoding GNAT family N-acetyltransferase: MKKILSVSSKNELAAFIDFPHDLYKDDPYYVPELFIAQRDLLTKHPFHKHNQLQCFLAYDGDKVVGRIAAILNNAHNQYNKANDGFFGFFDCINDQETANMLFDIATKWLKGKGVIGKIMGPVNFSTNEPCGLLVEGFDSSPFLMQTYNFPYYAQLIEGFGFQKDVDLIAWHWDGNNYDDKSVKLLNALTERLKRNNIIIRKVNLKNFKEETIKLREVYNSAWDQNTGFVPLTDEEFNYLAADLKLILDPDFALVAEQDGKIVAFGLALPNYNEIFKKIKRGRLLPTGIFKLLLGKKKIQSLRIYALGVVEGYRKMGIEAVLYGTIIKNYTEKGLKHAEAGWTLENNTMINEAIKAIKGDPYKKYRLYQKQI; this comes from the coding sequence GTGAAAAAAATTTTATCTGTAAGCTCGAAAAACGAATTAGCTGCATTTATTGATTTTCCGCACGATTTGTACAAGGACGATCCGTATTATGTCCCCGAACTTTTTATAGCACAAAGGGATTTGCTTACCAAGCACCCTTTTCATAAGCACAACCAGTTACAATGCTTTTTGGCTTATGATGGTGATAAGGTAGTTGGCCGTATTGCCGCCATTTTAAATAATGCCCACAACCAATATAATAAGGCAAACGATGGCTTCTTTGGTTTTTTTGATTGTATAAACGACCAGGAAACCGCTAATATGCTTTTTGATATAGCCACCAAGTGGCTAAAGGGCAAAGGCGTAATAGGTAAAATAATGGGCCCGGTTAACTTTTCAACTAACGAACCGTGTGGTTTACTGGTTGAAGGATTTGACAGTTCGCCGTTTTTAATGCAGACCTATAACTTCCCTTACTATGCCCAATTAATAGAAGGTTTTGGTTTCCAAAAAGATGTTGACCTGATTGCCTGGCATTGGGACGGGAATAACTACGATGACAAATCGGTAAAGCTGCTTAACGCGTTAACCGAGCGCTTGAAACGCAATAACATTATCATTCGCAAGGTAAACCTGAAGAACTTTAAGGAAGAAACGATAAAACTGCGCGAGGTGTACAATTCGGCCTGGGACCAAAACACCGGCTTTGTCCCCTTAACCGACGAGGAATTTAATTACCTGGCGGCAGACCTAAAACTCATATTAGATCCTGACTTTGCCCTGGTTGCCGAGCAGGATGGAAAAATTGTAGCATTTGGTTTAGCGCTGCCCAACTATAACGAGATATTTAAGAAAATTAAACGCGGGCGCTTGTTACCTACCGGCATTTTCAAACTATTGTTAGGTAAAAAGAAGATACAAAGCCTGCGCATTTATGCTTTAGGCGTGGTTGAAGGTTACCGCAAAATGGGTATCGAGGCTGTTTTATACGGTACAATTATTAAAAACTATACCGAAAAAGGTCTTAAACACGCTGAAGCCGGTTGGACGCTTGAAAATAACACAATGATTAACGAGGCTATAAAAGCCATTAAGGGCGATCCTTATAAAAAATACAGGCTATACCAAAAACAGATATGA
- a CDS encoding response regulator transcription factor, translating into MSTISRQKILIVDDEPDILELIEYNLKKEGYQVYTAKNGQEAVAEAKKVQPDLIVLDIMMPKMDGIEACRIMRTMPEFKTTFMVFLTARSEEYSEIAGFNVGADDYIAKPIKPRALVSRINAILRRNSAPEEVIDNKLEIGDLVIDREAYLVFQGGNKVVLAKKEFELLYLLASKPGKVYTREVILKNIWEDSVVVTNRTIDVHIRKIREKLGENYVSTVKGVGYKFELS; encoded by the coding sequence ATGAGCACAATATCAAGGCAGAAAATATTAATTGTTGACGACGAACCCGATATACTGGAACTGATTGAATATAACCTGAAAAAAGAAGGTTACCAGGTTTATACTGCCAAAAACGGACAGGAAGCTGTAGCCGAAGCTAAAAAAGTACAACCCGACCTAATTGTGCTGGATATTATGATGCCCAAAATGGACGGCATTGAAGCCTGCCGTATTATGCGCACCATGCCCGAGTTTAAAACCACCTTTATGGTTTTCCTGACGGCCCGCAGCGAGGAATATTCAGAAATTGCGGGTTTTAATGTAGGTGCTGATGATTATATAGCCAAACCTATTAAACCACGTGCCTTAGTTAGCCGCATTAATGCCATCCTACGCCGCAATTCGGCCCCCGAAGAGGTAATCGATAACAAATTGGAAATTGGCGATCTGGTGATCGACCGCGAAGCATATCTTGTTTTCCAGGGTGGCAATAAAGTTGTTTTGGCCAAAAAAGAGTTTGAATTACTGTACCTGCTGGCATCAAAACCAGGCAAGGTGTACACGCGCGAAGTGATCCTGAAAAATATCTGGGAGGATTCGGTTGTAGTAACCAACCGTACTATTGATGTGCATATCCGTAAGATCAGGGAAAAGCTGGGCGAGAATTATGTATCAACTGTTAAAGGTGTTGGTTACAAGTTTGAGTTAAGTTGA
- a CDS encoding TolC family protein: MKNSFHFTIFSFLILPVTLLAQTKQDSLPAVLSLDQCIKYALQNQPAVRQASIDEAINEKNIGIALSAWLPQVNSNNSATHYFKGSPATGGGANGGTGVGTSSDIHNVSVLGIQATQVIYNNDVLLASKASKYSREYYKDNAYNSQIAVVADVSKAFYDVLLSQRQLDIIKEDIVRLQRSLKDATARYQAGVVDKTDYKQATIALNNAIASRKQTEEAIKSKSAFLRQQMGMPAERPLSLSYDSTRYEREAFIDTNQVLDYTNRIEYRQLEAQRNLTGLNVNYYRYGFLPSLSANGAYNLGYFSNKLGDLYGNSFPSLYAGLTLSIPIFTGGKRLQNLAKAHLQVDRADLDLIQTKNTINTQYTQALANYKSNYTNWQLLKQNVDLANDVYKVVSLQYREGIKTYLDVIVSQSDLRTAELNYFNALFQVLSSKIDLQRAMGTIGTFNKQ; encoded by the coding sequence ATGAAAAACAGTTTTCACTTCACAATATTTTCTTTTTTAATTCTTCCGGTTACTTTATTGGCCCAAACAAAGCAGGATTCATTGCCTGCCGTGTTAAGTTTAGACCAATGTATAAAATATGCTTTACAAAATCAACCCGCGGTTAGGCAAGCCAGCATTGATGAGGCGATAAACGAAAAAAATATCGGCATTGCATTATCGGCATGGTTGCCGCAGGTAAACTCGAATAACAGCGCTACGCATTATTTTAAAGGCAGCCCTGCTACAGGCGGGGGCGCAAATGGCGGCACTGGTGTTGGTACCAGTAGTGATATTCATAATGTATCTGTTTTAGGTATACAGGCCACACAGGTAATATATAATAACGATGTGCTGCTGGCATCAAAGGCTTCAAAATATTCGCGCGAGTACTATAAGGACAATGCCTACAACAGCCAGATAGCTGTAGTAGCCGATGTAAGTAAGGCTTTTTACGATGTCCTGTTATCACAACGGCAACTGGATATTATAAAGGAGGATATTGTGCGCCTGCAACGCAGTTTAAAGGATGCTACCGCGCGTTATCAGGCCGGTGTGGTTGATAAAACTGATTATAAGCAGGCAACCATAGCCCTTAATAATGCTATTGCCAGCCGTAAGCAAACCGAGGAAGCGATTAAAAGCAAATCGGCTTTTTTAAGACAGCAAATGGGCATGCCGGCCGAACGGCCCTTAAGTTTATCGTACGATTCGACCCGTTATGAACGCGAAGCTTTTATTGATACTAACCAGGTTTTAGATTATACCAACCGCATAGAATACCGCCAATTAGAAGCACAACGCAACCTGACAGGGCTTAACGTAAATTATTACCGCTATGGGTTTTTACCGTCCTTATCGGCAAATGGCGCCTACAACCTGGGCTATTTCAGTAATAAACTGGGCGATCTGTACGGCAATTCGTTTCCAAGCCTGTATGCGGGTTTAACTTTATCTATCCCTATTTTTACCGGGGGCAAACGTTTACAAAACCTGGCCAAGGCCCATTTACAGGTAGACCGTGCCGATCTGGATCTTATCCAAACCAAAAACACCATTAATACCCAATACACACAGGCCCTGGCTAATTATAAAAGCAACTACACCAATTGGCAGTTGCTAAAACAAAATGTGGATTTGGCAAACGATGTATATAAAGTAGTTAGCTTACAATACCGCGAAGGAATAAAAACTTATCTTGATGTCATTGTTTCACAATCAGACCTGCGCACGGCCGAACTGAATTACTTTAACGCGCTGTTCCAGGTGCTTAGCAGTAAAATAGATCTGCAAAGGGCTATGGGGACAATTGGTACATTTAATAAACAGTAA
- a CDS encoding efflux RND transporter periplasmic adaptor subunit, protein MKNSYIYLIAAVASIAIASCGNKQEKQAPPPPTAVDVTEATQGNAVYYDQYQGTVVAVNSVELRSQVAGFITAIFVKDGALVSKGQPLYEIDRRKYQAAYAQAVANVNSAQANLVKAQKDIDRYNMLLKADAVARQTVDNAAAAFETAKSQVAAAKAARESAATDLSYAVIKAPFSGRIGISQVKLGTQITPGTTLLNTISADNPMAVDVVINEQDINRFYDLQKHNTDSTFRLKLSNDSLYNRPGRILAIDRGVNNQTGTVKVRVQFDNTDGMLKDGMSAQLKVLNNNSGQRVIIPYKAVTEQMGEFFVFVTQDTIALQKKVKLGPRLNDNVVIMDGIKAGDKVITDGFQRLRDSGKITLGPPPAAAGKSRHNQANK, encoded by the coding sequence ATGAAAAACTCCTATATATATTTAATTGCAGCGGTGGCGTCAATCGCTATCGCATCATGCGGCAACAAACAGGAAAAACAAGCCCCGCCGCCGCCCACTGCAGTAGACGTCACTGAGGCCACACAAGGCAACGCAGTGTATTACGACCAGTACCAGGGCACTGTTGTAGCAGTAAATAGTGTGGAACTGCGCAGCCAGGTGGCAGGTTTTATTACAGCCATATTTGTTAAAGACGGCGCTTTAGTAAGCAAAGGGCAGCCGCTATATGAAATTGACCGCCGTAAATATCAGGCTGCTTACGCTCAGGCTGTGGCTAATGTAAATAGCGCGCAGGCAAACCTGGTGAAGGCCCAGAAAGATATAGATAGATACAATATGCTGCTAAAGGCCGATGCTGTTGCCCGCCAAACGGTTGATAATGCTGCGGCTGCGTTTGAAACCGCGAAAAGCCAGGTAGCAGCAGCAAAAGCAGCAAGGGAATCGGCCGCTACCGATTTGTCTTATGCTGTTATTAAGGCGCCATTTAGCGGTCGTATAGGTATATCGCAGGTAAAACTGGGTACGCAGATCACTCCGGGCACTACGCTGTTAAATACTATATCAGCAGATAATCCAATGGCAGTGGATGTGGTAATTAACGAGCAGGATATCAATCGTTTTTACGATCTCCAAAAACATAATACCGATAGTACCTTCAGGTTAAAATTATCCAATGATTCCCTTTATAACAGGCCTGGAAGGATATTGGCCATCGACCGTGGGGTTAACAATCAAACAGGTACGGTTAAGGTACGTGTGCAATTTGATAATACTGACGGTATGTTAAAGGATGGTATGAGCGCCCAACTAAAAGTATTGAACAATAATTCTGGTCAGCGTGTAATTATCCCTTATAAAGCCGTTACCGAGCAAATGGGCGAATTTTTTGTTTTTGTTACCCAGGATACCATTGCCCTGCAAAAGAAAGTAAAATTAGGCCCGCGCTTAAATGATAACGTGGTGATAATGGACGGCATAAAAGCCGGTGATAAAGTAATTACCGATGGCTTCCAGCGTTTGCGCGATAGCGGTAAGATAACATTAGGCCCGCCACCTGCAGCAGCGGGTAAAAGCCGGCACAACCAGGCAAATAAATAG
- a CDS encoding efflux RND transporter permease subunit, whose product MIAETFIKRPVTAIVISIVIVVVGILAISSLPVGQYPEITPPTVTITGNYTGADALTVEQTVATPIESQVNGTPGMTYLQSNSTNNGALSMTANFEVGTDINIAALDVQNRVGIATPTLPQEVQRLGLTVRKKNPSILLLVALYSPNGSHNVTFLDNYANVFIKDALLRAKGVGDVISRADDFSMRIWLKPDKLAALGMTPADVTAALNEQNAQVAAGTIGATPQEHGQTFEYSVLVKGRLAKPEEFGNVIVRTQPNNGAVVHLKDVARIELGKFNYAGNSYVDGKRSSYLLVYQAPGSNAIETADAVYATMKELKKSFPADVDYVVPFEAITVVKVSVHEVVETLIIALFLVIIVVFLFLQSWRTTLIPVLAIPVSIIGTFIFFIPLHFTINTLTLFGFVLAIGIVVDDAIVVVEAVQHYMDEKNMSPKDATLHAMRDISAPVIAIALILAAVFVPVGFIPGIVGRLYQQFAITIAISVLISAFVALSLTPALCTLLLKPHKLDKQSKGLDRFFFRFNAWFERLTGKYRNGVDKGIRNSKFVIIILVCIIVGTIMLFKGKPTGFIPTEDEGRIYITYDLPEASSTERTVAILNQMMDTLKKVPEIYHYAALGGLNVVSFATKSNSATIFVQLKPWDQRKKTSLQLVPILQKKLAFFKEASVVVIPPPAIPGLGTTAGFSFILEERQAGGDIKNFEKVLKTFIGEVAKRPEIGKAFSFFTARTPAYQLTIDREKAKRLGVQISDINNALQTYMGSAYINDFTIYGRNFRVLAQADTNYRTNMDNLGQYFVRNQQGTMVPLSTLTTYKMIENAPLISHFNLFRSAEIDGNPKEGYSSGDALKALEEVAAQTLPQGYGYEFSGLSREEKLSGSKTIYIFMLSIGFVFLFLAALYESWSVPFSVLLAVPLGAFGAILFLTLNKSLVDNIYAQIGLITLIGLAAKNAILIVEFAKERVDNGMDLEEATLEAVKLRLRPIIMTSMAFILGVAPLLFASGAGAEARKTIGWTVFGGMLGATSLAIFIVPVLFYLITKVAYGKEKLAELHKNFKPDPEKLH is encoded by the coding sequence ATGATAGCAGAAACCTTTATAAAAAGACCCGTTACCGCGATTGTTATTTCCATAGTGATTGTAGTGGTAGGTATTTTAGCTATAAGTAGTTTGCCCGTTGGGCAATACCCCGAAATAACCCCCCCAACGGTAACTATAACCGGTAACTACACAGGTGCCGACGCGCTTACGGTAGAGCAAACCGTAGCCACACCAATTGAGAGCCAGGTAAACGGTACACCTGGGATGACCTATCTGCAAAGTAATAGTACTAACAATGGTGCGCTAAGTATGACGGCCAACTTTGAAGTAGGTACCGATATTAACATTGCCGCGCTTGATGTGCAGAACCGTGTTGGTATTGCTACACCAACCCTGCCCCAAGAAGTACAACGCCTGGGCCTTACCGTACGTAAAAAGAACCCAAGCATATTATTGCTGGTGGCTTTATATTCGCCAAACGGAAGCCACAATGTTACTTTTTTAGATAACTATGCCAACGTTTTTATTAAAGATGCCTTGCTGCGCGCGAAGGGTGTGGGTGATGTGATATCGCGGGCTGACGATTTTAGCATGCGCATTTGGTTGAAGCCTGATAAACTGGCTGCCCTTGGCATGACCCCGGCTGATGTGACCGCCGCGCTTAACGAACAAAACGCACAGGTAGCCGCGGGTACGATAGGTGCTACGCCACAGGAACATGGCCAAACTTTTGAATATTCGGTACTGGTAAAAGGGCGCTTAGCCAAACCTGAGGAATTTGGTAATGTAATTGTCCGCACACAGCCTAATAATGGTGCGGTGGTGCATTTAAAAGATGTGGCTCGTATTGAATTGGGTAAATTTAACTATGCCGGCAACAGTTATGTTGATGGCAAAAGGTCATCGTATCTATTGGTTTACCAGGCACCGGGCAGTAACGCTATTGAAACAGCAGACGCGGTTTATGCAACCATGAAAGAGCTTAAAAAATCTTTCCCGGCTGATGTTGACTATGTAGTTCCATTTGAGGCTATTACGGTAGTAAAAGTTTCTGTACACGAGGTTGTGGAAACCCTGATTATTGCTTTGTTCTTGGTTATTATTGTGGTGTTTTTATTCCTGCAAAGCTGGCGTACAACGCTTATCCCTGTATTGGCCATCCCGGTTTCCATTATCGGTACATTCATTTTCTTTATCCCGCTGCATTTTACCATTAACACGCTTACCCTGTTTGGCTTTGTGCTGGCTATTGGTATTGTGGTGGATGATGCCATTGTGGTGGTAGAAGCGGTGCAGCATTACATGGACGAGAAAAATATGTCGCCAAAGGATGCTACCCTGCACGCTATGCGCGATATTTCGGCGCCGGTTATTGCTATCGCTTTAATATTGGCCGCAGTGTTTGTGCCGGTAGGTTTTATACCGGGTATAGTAGGGCGTTTGTATCAGCAGTTTGCTATTACCATTGCCATTTCGGTATTAATATCGGCATTTGTGGCATTATCATTAACACCGGCTTTATGTACGCTATTGTTAAAGCCCCATAAACTGGATAAACAATCAAAAGGACTGGATAGATTCTTTTTTAGGTTTAATGCCTGGTTTGAAAGGCTTACGGGGAAATACCGTAACGGGGTTGATAAAGGTATCAGGAATTCCAAATTTGTGATCATTATACTGGTTTGCATTATAGTAGGGACCATCATGCTATTTAAAGGTAAGCCTACAGGCTTTATCCCAACGGAAGATGAAGGTCGTATTTACATCACTTACGATTTGCCCGAAGCTTCATCAACCGAGCGCACAGTAGCCATACTGAACCAAATGATGGATACGCTAAAAAAAGTACCCGAAATATATCATTATGCGGCATTGGGGGGATTAAATGTGGTGAGCTTTGCCACAAAATCTAACAGCGCAACCATATTTGTGCAATTGAAACCGTGGGACCAGCGTAAAAAAACATCGTTACAACTGGTGCCTATATTGCAGAAAAAGTTGGCATTTTTCAAAGAAGCCAGTGTTGTGGTTATTCCGCCGCCGGCTATTCCTGGACTTGGCACCACCGCGGGTTTTTCTTTCATTTTAGAAGAAAGGCAAGCAGGGGGAGATATAAAAAATTTTGAAAAAGTGCTGAAAACCTTTATTGGTGAAGTGGCGAAGCGCCCCGAAATTGGTAAAGCATTCTCCTTCTTTACCGCACGCACGCCAGCCTATCAGTTAACTATAGACCGTGAAAAGGCTAAACGCCTGGGTGTGCAGATATCTGACATCAACAATGCCCTGCAAACCTATATGGGCAGCGCTTATATTAACGACTTTACTATTTATGGGCGCAACTTCCGCGTACTGGCGCAGGCCGATACAAATTACCGTACCAATATGGATAACCTGGGGCAATACTTTGTGCGTAACCAGCAAGGGACGATGGTGCCTTTAAGTACGCTGACGACTTATAAAATGATAGAAAATGCACCACTGATATCGCACTTTAACCTGTTCCGCTCCGCCGAGATTGACGGGAACCCCAAAGAAGGCTATAGTAGCGGTGATGCATTGAAAGCTTTAGAGGAAGTTGCCGCGCAAACCCTGCCCCAAGGTTATGGATACGAATTTTCCGGTTTAAGCCGGGAGGAAAAACTATCCGGATCGAAAACGATATATATATTTATGCTGTCTATCGGTTTTGTGTTCCTGTTTCTTGCTGCCTTGTACGAGAGTTGGTCGGTACCGTTCTCGGTATTGTTAGCGGTACCACTGGGCGCTTTCGGCGCTATTTTGTTCCTCACGTTAAATAAATCGCTGGTTGATAATATTTACGCGCAGATAGGTTTGATTACCCTGATAGGTTTGGCCGCAAAAAACGCCATCCTTATTGTTGAGTTTGCAAAAGAGCGTGTAGATAATGGCATGGACCTGGAAGAAGCAACGCTGGAAGCGGTAAAGCTTCGTCTGCGACCAATCATTATGACATCAATGGCGTTTATTTTAGGCGTGGCACCATTATTATTTGCTTCGGGCGCAGGCGCCGAGGCTCGAAAAACCATTGGCTGGACAGTGTTTGGTGGAATGCTTGGTGCAACATCTCTGGCCATATTTATTGTGCCAGTGCTATTTTACCTGATCACTAAGGTGGCTTATGGTAAAGAAAAGCTGGCTGAACTACATAAAAACTTTAAACCAGACCCAGAGAAGTTGCATTAA
- a CDS encoding RluA family pseudouridine synthase → MKIPKFTELILFENDDLIVVNKPAFISTLDEREGGEINMLRLAKQYSDDAQICHRLDKETSGALIIAKTPEAYRSVSMQFEHRQVKKVYHAVIEGTHVFEDLFIDLPILNTGKGNVSINRQEGKRAETWFKSIKFYKHYTLVECKPVTGRMHQIRIHLATQQAAIAGDEMYRGKPVFLSALKRKYHLGKDQEEMPIMKRFALHAYEVTFKLLDGKDVIIHAPYPKDFETLLKLLDKFDS, encoded by the coding sequence ATGAAGATTCCAAAATTTACCGAGCTGATCCTTTTTGAAAATGATGACCTGATTGTGGTGAATAAACCCGCCTTTATCAGCACGCTTGATGAACGGGAAGGCGGCGAGATAAATATGCTGCGCCTGGCAAAACAGTATTCGGATGATGCGCAGATATGTCACCGCTTGGATAAAGAAACCAGCGGAGCACTTATTATCGCTAAAACACCCGAGGCTTATCGCTCGGTATCGATGCAGTTTGAGCACCGTCAGGTAAAAAAGGTTTATCACGCGGTGATTGAAGGCACCCACGTATTCGAGGACTTGTTTATTGATCTCCCAATCCTTAATACAGGTAAAGGTAACGTATCAATTAATCGCCAGGAAGGTAAACGTGCTGAAACATGGTTTAAATCCATTAAATTTTATAAGCATTATACTTTGGTTGAATGTAAACCTGTAACCGGCCGCATGCACCAAATCCGTATACACCTGGCTACCCAACAGGCCGCCATTGCAGGCGATGAAATGTATCGCGGCAAGCCGGTATTTCTATCAGCCCTGAAACGCAAGTACCATTTAGGTAAAGATCAGGAAGAGATGCCTATTATGAAACGTTTTGCCTTGCACGCTTACGAAGTAACCTTTAAGTTATTAGATGGGAAGGATGTTATCATTCATGCCCCTTATCCTAAGGACTTTGAGACGTTACTGAAATTGCTGGATAAGTTTGATAGTTAA